A single Natranaerobius thermophilus JW/NM-WN-LF DNA region contains:
- the coaE gene encoding dephospho-CoA kinase (Dephospho-CoA kinase (CoaE) performs the final step in coenzyme A biosynthesis.): protein MIVGLTGGIASGKSTVMQILSELGAATIDADKISKELTEKDSPVLDEICQAFGHEYFTEEGCLNRAKLGEKVFSDKQAKQKLEAILHPKINERLKQEISKFQAENQNKLVVVEIALLFETGQEKQYDESWVIWVDYHTQLKRLKERNGLTTQQARDRINAQMSLDKKKQLAHRVIDNSGTFEETELQVKQIYSKLL from the coding sequence ATGATTGTAGGATTAACCGGTGGTATTGCTTCAGGAAAATCTACAGTTATGCAAATACTTTCAGAATTAGGTGCCGCAACTATAGACGCAGATAAAATATCTAAAGAACTTACTGAAAAGGATTCTCCGGTTTTAGATGAAATATGTCAGGCGTTTGGCCATGAATACTTTACGGAAGAAGGCTGTCTCAATCGGGCAAAACTTGGGGAAAAAGTTTTTAGCGATAAGCAGGCAAAGCAAAAATTAGAGGCTATTTTGCATCCTAAAATTAACGAAAGATTGAAACAAGAGATTTCTAAATTTCAGGCTGAAAACCAGAATAAACTCGTAGTAGTTGAAATAGCTTTGCTATTTGAAACAGGTCAAGAAAAGCAATATGATGAAAGTTGGGTAATATGGGTAGATTATCACACACAATTAAAAAGGTTAAAGGAACGTAATGGACTTACAACTCAACAAGCTCGTGATAGGATAAATGCTCAAATGTCATTGGATAAAAAGAAGCAATTAGCCCATCGAGTAATAGATAATTCTGGCACTTTTGAAGAGACAGAATTGCAGGTCAAGCAGATTTATTCAAAATTGCTATAG
- the ytaF gene encoding sporulation membrane protein YtaF yields MPELFPLVALSLAVSLDGLAAGFAYGLKNIKIPLSSLLLLSVTSAISIAISMFFGRIVADLISPGIAEIMGGVILVVLGFWFIIQNLAITSKAYHQEENDQADRKNIIENVMDDPIKADLDSSGVISLKEAIILGIALAMDAFSAGFAASLMGFHSIITPFFVGLCKFIFVPMGVNFGFNLFSKVDRSKVAFLPGIILIMLGLLNFF; encoded by the coding sequence ATGCCGGAGCTTTTTCCTTTAGTGGCATTATCACTGGCTGTGAGTTTAGACGGATTGGCAGCTGGTTTTGCTTATGGATTAAAAAATATTAAGATACCACTAAGCTCTTTGCTATTATTAAGTGTAACATCGGCAATATCCATTGCCATATCTATGTTTTTTGGCAGGATAGTTGCCGATTTAATTTCACCAGGTATCGCTGAGATAATGGGGGGCGTTATATTAGTAGTTTTAGGTTTTTGGTTCATCATTCAAAATTTAGCTATTACTTCCAAAGCATATCATCAAGAAGAAAATGATCAGGCTGATAGAAAAAATATTATAGAAAATGTGATGGATGATCCTATAAAGGCTGATTTAGATAGTTCTGGTGTGATATCATTAAAGGAGGCAATTATTTTAGGGATCGCACTAGCTATGGATGCATTTAGTGCGGGTTTTGCTGCTTCTTTAATGGGCTTTCACTCAATAATTACTCCATTTTTTGTAGGCTTATGCAAGTTTATTTTTGTTCCTATGGGAGTTAACTTTGGGTTTAATCTATTTTCAAAAGTGGATCGGTCTAAAGTCGCTTTTTTACCAGGCATTATTTTAATTATGTTGGGTTTATTGAACTTTTTCTAA
- a CDS encoding lytic transglycosylase domain-containing protein, with product MNLQNSRKRYLIALVIIIITALLTYWFAMPRIWEYLYPKHFQEEVYSIAEDHELDPYLLFAIIKVESKFDEKAISNQGAMGLMQLMPTTGAWAAQNVTYNSFEHDDLFDPKTNIELGSWYLDYLLSEFDQDLVVTLAAYNAGQGNVRQWMEMNIWDGSYEELDNVPYNETKHYVKNVLRDYERYREIYEESYAGE from the coding sequence ATGAATTTGCAAAATTCACGTAAAAGATATTTAATTGCGTTAGTTATAATAATTATAACAGCTTTGTTAACATATTGGTTTGCAATGCCCAGAATTTGGGAATATCTGTATCCTAAACATTTTCAAGAGGAAGTTTATTCTATAGCTGAAGATCATGAATTAGATCCTTATTTACTATTTGCAATTATAAAAGTTGAAAGTAAGTTTGATGAAAAAGCTATTTCAAATCAAGGGGCCATGGGATTAATGCAGCTTATGCCTACAACTGGAGCTTGGGCTGCTCAAAATGTCACTTATAACTCCTTTGAACATGATGACTTGTTTGATCCTAAAACTAATATTGAATTAGGAAGCTGGTATTTAGATTACTTGCTATCAGAATTTGATCAAGATTTAGTAGTCACTCTAGCTGCTTATAATGCAGGACAGGGTAACGTTCGTCAATGGATGGAAATGAATATATGGGATGGCAGCTATGAAGAATTAGATAATGTACCTTACAATGAAACTAAACATTATGTAAAAAATGTGCTTAGAGATTACGAACGCTATCGCGAAATATACGAAGAATCTTATGCCGGAGAATAA
- the mutM gene encoding DNA-formamidopyrimidine glycosylase, whose protein sequence is MPELPEVETIKKSLLSDLTGDRISRVEIYFPGMLQNMSPEDFKESVISNQIKDVKRRGKYLLIYVSCNGKMKDQVKVIIIHLRMTGRLILKNNEVEKSHNHLDDEEIIQEYRHLRCLFQLQSGITLEFHDQRKFGTMALVNQGEEFYWKGLANLGPEPLSEEFDYEDFYKGVKKSKKPIKGILLDQKLVAGIGNIYADEVLFASGIHPARKGEELTEQEVGSLYKTIIQILELGIKYRGTTFSDYRDSEGNKGNFQDLLKVFNRNKEECLICRREVQKTKVANRGTYYCPNCQPL, encoded by the coding sequence GTGCCCGAATTACCTGAGGTAGAAACAATTAAAAAGAGTCTCCTTTCGGATCTGACCGGTGATAGAATAAGTCGGGTAGAAATATATTTTCCAGGAATGTTACAAAACATGAGTCCCGAGGATTTTAAGGAAAGTGTAATTTCTAATCAGATTAAAGATGTAAAGAGGCGGGGAAAATATCTTCTGATTTATGTGTCATGTAATGGCAAAATGAAGGATCAAGTAAAAGTGATAATTATACACTTGCGAATGACTGGTAGATTGATCTTAAAAAACAACGAGGTCGAGAAGTCTCACAATCATTTAGATGATGAGGAAATCATCCAAGAATACCGGCATCTTCGATGTTTATTTCAATTACAATCTGGTATTACTTTAGAATTCCATGATCAAAGAAAGTTCGGTACTATGGCTCTAGTTAATCAAGGAGAAGAATTCTACTGGAAAGGTTTGGCTAACTTAGGACCTGAACCCTTAAGTGAAGAGTTTGATTACGAGGACTTTTATAAAGGTGTGAAAAAATCAAAAAAGCCCATTAAAGGTATTCTCTTAGACCAAAAACTAGTGGCAGGTATAGGAAATATTTATGCGGATGAAGTCTTATTTGCATCTGGGATTCATCCGGCTCGAAAGGGCGAAGAGTTAACAGAACAGGAAGTTGGGAGTTTGTATAAAACAATAATACAAATATTAGAACTGGGAATAAAATATCGTGGAACAACTTTTAGCGACTACCGTGATTCGGAAGGTAATAAGGGTAATTTTCAGGACCTATTAAAGGTTTTTAATAGGAACAAAGAAGAATGCCTGATTTGCCGTAGAGAAGTTCAAAAAACAAAAGTTGCCAATAGAGGCACCTATTATTGTCCAAACTGCCAACCCCTTTAA